In Helianthus annuus cultivar XRQ/B chromosome 8, HanXRQr2.0-SUNRISE, whole genome shotgun sequence, a single genomic region encodes these proteins:
- the LOC110869919 gene encoding early nodulin-75-like, translating into MDMDEDTDPAEPPSGTPKHPIEISDRSSFHGSPYRAPDSYEARFTSYPWEFTPPFNPAPPQHQQDPSEDSRFQAVTTPPPPPPEQQPPPEPPRRRRSGARMSVRGGFHFSTPQHSSGSHYLPLYEDLQMGGPSNPVSEVESAPVAPPTSHMGYDNPIPSYAGAAAYNPFEQPAHTGFNFYNAPDVDPYLVAANYNALHPEGPYGASYQTGYPAYRYQ; encoded by the coding sequence atggatatggatgaagatactgatcctgCCGAGCCACCATCTGGGACGCCCAAGCATCCCATTGAGATTTCTGACAGATCGTCTTTTCACGGTTCGCCGTACCGGGCCCCAGACAGCTATGAAGCAAGGTTTACCTCGTACCCTTGGGAGTTCACTCCCCCTTTTAACCCAGCACCTCCACAGCATcaacaggatccctccgaggattcacgctttCAGGCGGTTACTAcaccgccaccgccgccgccagagcagcaaccgcctccggagccaccaagGCGGAGAAGATCAGgagcacggatgtccgtgcgagggggattccacttcagcacccctcaacACTCCAGTGGCAGCCACTACCTGCCACTATATGAAGACCTGCAGATGGGTGGGCCTTCGAACCCAGTTTCCGAGGTGGAATCTGCGCCAGTCGCACCACCAACATCACACatgggttatgataacccgattcCTTCATACGCCGgtgcagcggcgtataacccttttgagcagccagcTCATACTGGCTTCAACTTCTACAACGCCCCTGATGTTGACCCATATCTTGTAGCGGCGAACTACAATGCTCTTCATCCTGAAGGGCCCTACGGAGCTTCCTACCAGACTGGATACCCAGCTTATAGGTATCAATAG